From Eleftheria terrae, the proteins below share one genomic window:
- the gshB gene encoding glutathione synthase, whose product MKLLFIADPLDHFKIYKDTTFAMMREAAARGHTLWACEPQQLSWRSGGRVTALAQSITLTGEAERWWRAEPAAPLALAEFDAVLMRKDPPFDSEYFYATHLLEQAEREGARVFNSPRSLRDHPEKLAVMEFPQHVTPTLVSRDADEIRRFHAEHRDIILKPLDGMGGMGIFRVGADGLNLGSIIETLNQHGSRTVMVQRFIPEIVHGDKRVLIVGGEPVPFVLARIPQGSEVRGNLAAGGKGVAQPLDAVDRETAQVIGRVLAPRGLLLIGLDIIGDRVTEINVTSPTCFQEIQQQTGFDVARCFIDALERAAAAAR is encoded by the coding sequence ATGAAGCTGCTTTTCATTGCCGATCCGCTCGACCACTTCAAGATCTACAAGGACACCACCTTCGCCATGATGCGCGAGGCGGCCGCCCGCGGGCACACGCTGTGGGCCTGCGAGCCGCAGCAGCTGTCCTGGCGCAGCGGCGGGCGCGTTACCGCGCTGGCCCAGTCCATCACGCTGACCGGCGAGGCCGAGCGCTGGTGGCGGGCCGAGCCGGCGGCGCCGCTGGCGCTGGCCGAGTTCGACGCGGTGCTGATGCGCAAGGACCCGCCCTTCGACAGCGAGTACTTCTACGCCACCCACCTGCTGGAGCAGGCCGAGCGCGAAGGGGCGCGCGTCTTCAACAGCCCGCGCTCGCTGCGCGACCATCCCGAGAAGCTGGCGGTGATGGAGTTCCCGCAGCACGTCACGCCCACCCTGGTGAGCCGCGATGCGGACGAGATCCGCCGCTTCCATGCCGAGCACCGCGACATCATCCTCAAGCCGCTGGATGGCATGGGCGGCATGGGGATCTTCCGGGTGGGCGCCGACGGGCTCAACCTCGGCAGCATCATCGAGACGCTGAACCAGCACGGCAGCCGCACGGTGATGGTGCAGCGCTTCATCCCGGAGATCGTCCACGGCGACAAGCGGGTGCTGATCGTCGGCGGCGAGCCGGTGCCCTTCGTGCTGGCCCGCATTCCGCAGGGCAGCGAGGTGCGCGGCAACCTGGCCGCAGGCGGCAAGGGGGTGGCCCAGCCGCTGGACGCGGTGGACCGCGAGACGGCACAGGTCATCGGCCGGGTGCTGGCGCCGCGCGGGCTGCTGCTGATCGGTCTGGACATCATCGGCGACCGGGTCACCGAGATCAACGTGACCAGCCCGACCTGCTTCCAGGAGATCCAGCAGCAGACCGGCTTCGATGTGGCGCGATGCTTCATCGACGCCCTGGAGCGCGCCGCGGCCGCGGCGCGCTGA
- a CDS encoding arylamine N-acetyltransferase family protein has product MDDHRLDLDAYLQHIGYDGPRTPTLATLRGLVGCHAQTLPFENLSPLLGQPVELDVGALQRKLVEGGRGGYCYEHNLLFAEVLRAIGFEVGGLAARVVWGRGDDTITPRSHMLLRVELEGRSRIVDVGFGGLTLTGVLDLQAEVEQDTPHERFRLLPAEHGSYLMQAQLGSEWKSLYRFDLQPQERIDYEVSSWYLCHHPDSHFLQGLMAARAAPGGRVALRNNQLSVHRLGGDAQRRTLGTAAELRAVLETDLLIALPDLPELDALLERLAALPA; this is encoded by the coding sequence ATGGACGACCACCGCCTCGACCTGGACGCCTACCTGCAGCACATCGGCTACGACGGCCCGCGCACGCCGACACTGGCGACCTTGCGCGGGCTGGTGGGCTGCCACGCCCAGACCCTTCCGTTCGAGAACCTGAGCCCGCTGCTGGGCCAGCCGGTGGAGCTCGATGTCGGCGCGCTGCAGCGCAAGCTGGTGGAGGGGGGCCGCGGCGGCTACTGCTACGAGCACAACCTGCTGTTCGCCGAGGTGCTGCGGGCCATCGGCTTCGAGGTTGGCGGCCTGGCGGCGCGCGTGGTGTGGGGGCGCGGCGACGACACCATCACGCCGCGCAGCCACATGCTGCTGCGGGTCGAGCTGGAAGGCCGCAGCCGCATCGTCGACGTCGGCTTCGGCGGCCTCACGCTGACCGGCGTGCTGGACCTGCAGGCCGAGGTCGAGCAGGACACGCCGCATGAGCGCTTCCGCCTGCTGCCGGCCGAGCATGGCAGCTACCTGATGCAGGCCCAGCTGGGCAGCGAGTGGAAGTCGCTGTACCGCTTCGACCTGCAGCCGCAGGAGCGCATCGACTACGAAGTGAGCAGCTGGTACCTCTGCCACCATCCCGACTCCCACTTCCTGCAGGGACTGATGGCCGCCCGCGCGGCGCCCGGCGGCCGGGTGGCCCTGCGCAACAACCAGCTCAGCGTGCACCGGCTGGGCGGCGACGCGCAGCGCCGCACGCTCGGCACGGCCGCGGAGCTGCGCGCGGTGCTGGAGACTGACCTGCTGATCGCGCTGCCCGACCTGCCGGAGCTGGATGCGCTGCTGGAGCGGCTGGCGGCCCTGCCCGCCTGA
- a CDS encoding ATP-binding cassette domain-containing protein gives MALLTLTNAKLAYGHVPLLDNTAFSLEPGERVGLIGRNGTGKSSLLKILAGLEKPDDGLLQLQQGLRIAYVPQEPQFAPGIAVFDAVSVGLAEVRDLRARYEAHDGSEDLDALQTRIEALDGWTWEQRVEETLARLRLERDAPVERLSGGTKKRVALAQALVAQPDVLLLDEPTNHLDLASIGWLEELLNGFRGSVVLITHDRAFLDGVTTRIVELDRGVLRSYPGNFTAYGVLKEQQLADEALLNARADKLLAQEEVWVRKGVEARRTRSVSRVKRLEQLRATRAQRRDVVGRVRLDLDAGVSSGKLVAELRDVSKSYEGRTIVSHFSATLLRGDKVGLIGPNGAGKTTLLKLILGEIEPDSGSVRQGTKMQVAYFDQMREALNLDATLADTISPGSEWIEIGNARKHVMSYLGDFLFSPARANSPVRSLSGGERNRLLLARLFARPANVLVLDEPTNDLDIDTLELLEELLQSYEGTVFLVSHDRRFLDNVVTSTIAWEGEQTPGFWREYEGGYEDWKVQSQRSRALQERATPAAAPAPKAAAAPKPAAAAQRKLSYKEQRELDELPGRIEALEAEQKQIGDLLAGTEVYQGDPQRLTELQARFARIEDELMVALERWEALGSR, from the coding sequence ATGGCCCTGCTCACCCTCACCAATGCCAAGCTTGCCTACGGGCATGTGCCGCTGCTCGACAACACCGCCTTTTCGCTGGAGCCGGGAGAGCGGGTCGGCCTGATCGGCCGCAACGGCACCGGCAAGTCCTCGCTGCTAAAGATCCTGGCCGGGCTGGAGAAGCCCGATGACGGCCTGCTGCAGCTGCAGCAGGGCCTGCGCATCGCCTACGTGCCGCAGGAGCCGCAATTCGCGCCCGGCATCGCCGTCTTCGACGCGGTGAGCGTGGGCCTGGCCGAGGTGCGCGACCTGCGCGCCCGCTACGAGGCGCACGACGGCAGCGAGGACCTCGACGCCTTGCAGACCCGCATCGAAGCCCTCGACGGCTGGACCTGGGAGCAGCGGGTGGAGGAAACCCTGGCCCGCCTGCGCCTGGAACGCGACGCGCCGGTGGAGCGGCTGTCCGGCGGCACCAAGAAGCGGGTGGCCCTGGCCCAGGCCCTGGTGGCCCAGCCCGATGTCCTGCTGCTCGACGAGCCGACCAACCACCTCGACCTGGCGTCCATCGGCTGGCTCGAGGAACTGCTGAACGGCTTCCGCGGCAGCGTGGTGCTGATCACCCACGACCGGGCCTTCCTGGACGGCGTGACCACCCGCATCGTGGAGCTGGACCGTGGTGTGCTGCGCAGCTACCCCGGCAACTTCACCGCCTACGGGGTGCTCAAGGAGCAGCAACTGGCCGACGAGGCACTGCTGAACGCCCGCGCCGACAAGCTGCTGGCCCAGGAAGAAGTGTGGGTGCGCAAGGGCGTGGAGGCCCGCCGCACGCGCAGCGTGAGCCGCGTCAAGCGCCTGGAGCAGCTGCGCGCCACCCGGGCGCAGCGCCGCGACGTGGTGGGCCGCGTCCGGCTGGACCTCGACGCCGGCGTCTCCAGCGGCAAGCTGGTGGCCGAGCTGCGCGATGTCAGCAAGTCCTACGAGGGCCGGACCATCGTCAGCCATTTCTCGGCCACCCTGCTGCGTGGCGACAAGGTGGGCCTGATCGGGCCGAACGGCGCGGGCAAGACCACCCTGCTCAAGCTCATCCTCGGCGAGATCGAGCCCGACAGCGGCAGCGTGCGGCAAGGCACCAAGATGCAGGTGGCCTACTTCGACCAGATGCGCGAGGCGCTCAACCTCGATGCGACCCTGGCCGACACCATCAGCCCGGGCAGTGAGTGGATCGAGATCGGCAACGCGCGCAAGCACGTGATGAGTTATCTCGGCGATTTCCTGTTCTCGCCGGCGCGCGCCAACTCGCCGGTGCGCTCGCTCAGCGGCGGCGAGCGCAACCGCCTGCTGCTGGCGCGCCTGTTCGCCCGCCCGGCCAACGTGCTGGTGCTGGACGAGCCGACCAACGACCTGGACATCGACACGCTGGAGCTGCTCGAGGAATTGCTGCAGAGCTACGAGGGCACGGTCTTCCTGGTCAGCCATGACCGCCGTTTCCTCGACAACGTGGTGACCAGCACCATCGCCTGGGAGGGCGAGCAGACGCCCGGTTTCTGGCGTGAGTACGAAGGTGGCTACGAAGACTGGAAGGTGCAGAGCCAGCGCAGCCGGGCACTGCAGGAGCGCGCCACGCCGGCCGCCGCGCCTGCGCCCAAGGCCGCGGCAGCGCCCAAGCCGGCGGCGGCCGCCCAGCGCAAGCTGTCGTACAAGGAGCAACGCGAGCTCGACGAGCTGCCCGGGCGCATCGAGGCGCTCGAGGCCGAGCAGAAGCAGATCGGCGACCTCCTCGCCGGCACCGAGGTCTACCAGGGCGATCCGCAACGACTCACCGAGTTGCAGGCGCGCTTTGCACGGATCGAGGACGAGTTGATGGTGGCGCTCGAGCGCTGGGAGGCGCTCGGCTCGCGCTGA
- a CDS encoding PLP-dependent aminotransferase family protein: protein MLTRSPSETLTDQLANRYAQRIRDRLLPPGARLPSVRECAQRHEVSPYTVVAAYDQLLAQGLIEARRNRGFYVRESRGDPRAEVAAGERQARPPAGPRVQPPVDAATLIRGMFRQVDAHGEQMKGAPGMGVLPADWLESPILGAAVRRVTHAANLRALSLQYGEPAGDPALRRALSHKLRSMDIEAAPGQIVTTVGATHALDVICRTLLKAGDAVMVDEPGWAVEFARLTQMGMRILPVPRREDGPDLDVIANYCEAHEPQHRPKLFISVSVLHNPTGLCLTPSNAHRVLRLAQQHDFLVVEDDTYSHLATPHATRMCALDALQRTIYVSGFAKILAPNWRVGYLAAPPALVERFIDTKLLTTLTTPALFEQALAHCLEQGQIRRHAERVRARLDGARSRSVQLALKAGCRFVNEPAGLFGWLDTGVDTDRLAQVMLDEGYLLAPGSLFHAVRQPSTLMRINFANTQDSQFWTDFNRIRGRL from the coding sequence ATGCTCACCCGCTCCCCGTCAGAAACCCTGACCGACCAGCTTGCCAACCGCTATGCCCAGCGCATCCGCGACCGACTGCTGCCGCCGGGTGCCCGCCTGCCCTCGGTGCGCGAGTGCGCGCAGCGGCATGAAGTCAGCCCCTACACCGTGGTGGCTGCCTATGACCAGCTGCTGGCGCAGGGCCTCATCGAGGCACGCCGCAACCGCGGCTTCTACGTGCGGGAATCGCGGGGTGATCCGCGGGCGGAGGTGGCCGCCGGCGAGCGCCAGGCACGGCCGCCCGCCGGGCCGCGGGTGCAGCCGCCGGTGGACGCAGCCACCCTGATCCGCGGCATGTTCCGGCAGGTCGATGCGCATGGCGAGCAGATGAAGGGGGCGCCCGGCATGGGCGTGCTGCCGGCCGACTGGCTGGAAAGCCCGATCCTTGGGGCCGCCGTGCGGCGCGTCACGCACGCCGCCAACCTGCGCGCGCTGTCGCTGCAGTACGGCGAACCGGCCGGCGACCCGGCGCTGCGCCGGGCCCTGAGCCACAAGCTGCGCAGCATGGACATCGAGGCCGCGCCGGGCCAGATCGTCACCACGGTGGGCGCCACCCATGCGCTGGACGTGATCTGCCGCACCCTGCTCAAGGCAGGTGATGCCGTGATGGTGGACGAGCCGGGCTGGGCGGTGGAGTTCGCGCGGCTGACGCAGATGGGCATGCGCATCCTGCCCGTGCCGCGCCGCGAAGACGGCCCGGACCTCGACGTCATCGCCAACTACTGCGAGGCGCATGAGCCGCAACACCGGCCCAAGCTGTTCATCAGCGTCAGCGTGCTGCACAACCCCACCGGCCTGTGCCTGACGCCCAGCAACGCCCATCGCGTGCTGCGCCTGGCGCAGCAGCACGACTTCCTGGTGGTGGAGGACGACACCTACTCGCACCTGGCCACGCCGCACGCCACCCGCATGTGCGCCCTGGACGCGCTGCAGCGCACCATCTATGTCAGCGGCTTTGCCAAGATCCTGGCGCCGAACTGGCGCGTCGGCTACCTGGCGGCACCCCCGGCACTGGTGGAGCGTTTCATCGACACCAAGCTGCTCACCACGCTCACCACGCCGGCGCTGTTCGAGCAGGCCTTGGCGCACTGCCTGGAGCAGGGCCAGATTCGCCGCCATGCCGAGCGTGTGCGCGCCCGGCTGGACGGGGCCCGCTCACGCAGCGTGCAGCTGGCGCTGAAGGCCGGCTGCCGCTTCGTGAACGAGCCGGCCGGCCTGTTCGGATGGCTCGACACCGGGGTGGACACCGACCGCCTCGCGCAGGTGATGCTGGATGAGGGCTACCTGCTGGCGCCGGGCTCCCTCTTCCACGCGGTGCGGCAGCCGTCGACGCTGATGCGCATCAATTTCGCCAACACGCAGGACAGCCAGTTCTGGACCGACTTCAACCGGATCCGCGGCCGCTTGTGA
- a CDS encoding DMT family transporter, which produces MTAATLQAPVGQTSRGLWLGVLGVAIFALTLPMTRLATGGADAPQLSPAFVTFGRAALAGLLSLAWLGCFGGPRPRGRQWGLLLLTAAGNVLGFPLLLALGLRHVDAVHASVIMGLLPLSTAAVAALAYRQRPAWGFWACAALGSGLVVAYALLKAGSSLQGGLRFHWADGLLVLAVLSASFSYVCGARLTPALGAERVICWVLLASLPVTLPAAVWTWPQQAVAPAAWAGFVYVGLFSMWIGFFAWYRALAIGGAVRVSQVQLLQPFLSMLFAVPLLGERLDATTLAFGLAVVATVFIGRRMPADTRRPA; this is translated from the coding sequence ATGACGGCAGCCACCTTGCAGGCGCCCGTGGGGCAGACATCGCGCGGCCTCTGGCTCGGCGTGCTGGGTGTCGCGATCTTCGCGCTGACCTTGCCGATGACGCGCCTGGCCACCGGCGGCGCCGATGCGCCGCAGCTGTCGCCGGCCTTCGTCACTTTCGGTCGGGCGGCGCTGGCCGGGCTGCTGTCGCTGGCCTGGCTGGGCTGCTTCGGCGGGCCGCGGCCGCGTGGTCGCCAGTGGGGGCTGCTGCTGTTGACGGCGGCTGGCAACGTGCTGGGCTTCCCGCTGCTGCTCGCGCTCGGCTTGCGCCATGTGGATGCCGTGCATGCGTCGGTCATCATGGGCCTGCTGCCGCTGAGCACGGCCGCGGTGGCCGCGCTCGCCTACCGGCAGCGACCGGCCTGGGGCTTCTGGGCCTGTGCGGCGCTCGGCAGCGGGCTGGTGGTGGCCTATGCGCTGCTGAAGGCCGGCAGCTCGCTGCAGGGCGGCCTGCGCTTCCATTGGGCCGATGGCCTGCTGGTGCTGGCGGTGTTGTCGGCCTCGTTCAGCTACGTGTGCGGTGCGCGGCTGACGCCTGCGCTTGGCGCCGAGCGCGTCATCTGCTGGGTGCTGCTGGCATCGCTGCCGGTCACGCTGCCGGCGGCCGTGTGGACCTGGCCGCAGCAAGCGGTGGCGCCGGCGGCCTGGGCCGGGTTTGTCTACGTCGGGTTGTTCTCGATGTGGATCGGCTTTTTCGCCTGGTACCGTGCGCTGGCCATCGGTGGCGCCGTCCGGGTGAGCCAGGTGCAGCTGCTGCAGCCCTTCCTGTCGATGCTGTTTGCCGTGCCGCTGCTGGGCGAACGCCTCGACGCCACCACGCTGGCCTTCGGGCTGGCGGTGGTCGCCACCGTCTTCATCGGCAGGCGCATGCCGGCCGACACGAGGCGGCCCGCATGA
- a CDS encoding cupin domain-containing protein — protein sequence MNGRLPQALALLPGTGGERDRQVLVHRSRRVEVDAPCGTDTLQPQAQDGLSRVASGSGVFRHRGERIPFRPGDCLFVPARHDHRFEQFTDDFVTWALLWGPQGGESA from the coding sequence ATGAACGGCCGGCTGCCACAGGCCTTGGCCCTGCTGCCAGGCACGGGCGGCGAGCGCGACCGCCAGGTGCTGGTGCACCGCTCGAGGCGCGTCGAGGTCGACGCGCCCTGCGGCACCGACACCCTGCAGCCGCAGGCGCAGGACGGGTTGTCCCGCGTGGCGAGCGGCAGCGGCGTGTTCCGCCACCGCGGCGAGCGCATCCCTTTCCGGCCCGGTGACTGCCTGTTCGTCCCGGCCCGGCATGATCACCGTTTTGAACAGTTCACCGACGACTTTGTCACCTGGGCCCTCTTGTGGGGCCCACAAGGAGGAGAATCCGCATGA
- a CDS encoding PLP-dependent aminotransferase family protein has protein sequence MTATASGRNDTLWTLARRAERMNPSIIREILKVTERPGILSLAGGLPSPDSFPIDAMREASVKVLQTAGREALQYAASEGYAPLREWVAAHLGAQGMRVDASQVLITTGSQQGLDLCAKVLIDSGSRVLVETPTYLGALQAFAPYEAEVDAVPSDDDGPLPEALAGLAQGARFFYLLPNFQNPSGRSMSAARRAALVAEARRLGLPLLEDNPYGDLWFDAPSPPALASHHPEGVIYLGSFSKVLAPGLRLGYVVAPPALYPKLLQAKQAADLHTPVFNQRVVHEVIRDGFLDQHVPQIRARYKANRDAMRAALERHMPAGCRWNTPTGGMFFWMDLPEDLDAMAMLPMAVEAGVAYVPGAAFYARDPQPNTLRLSFVTLSPEQIATAVEKLAAVVRAAVDAQR, from the coding sequence ATGACTGCCACGGCATCCGGCCGCAACGACACCCTCTGGACGCTGGCGCGACGCGCCGAGCGCATGAACCCGTCCATCATCCGGGAGATCCTCAAGGTCACCGAGCGCCCCGGCATCCTCTCGCTGGCCGGCGGCCTGCCCTCGCCGGACAGCTTCCCCATCGACGCGATGCGCGAGGCCAGCGTCAAGGTCCTGCAGACCGCGGGCCGCGAGGCGCTGCAATACGCTGCCAGCGAAGGCTATGCACCGCTGCGTGAATGGGTCGCGGCCCACCTCGGCGCGCAAGGCATGCGGGTCGACGCGAGCCAGGTGCTCATCACCACCGGCTCGCAGCAGGGCCTGGACCTGTGTGCCAAGGTGCTGATCGACAGCGGCAGCCGCGTCCTGGTGGAGACGCCCACCTACCTGGGTGCGCTGCAGGCCTTTGCGCCCTACGAGGCCGAAGTGGATGCGGTGCCGTCCGACGACGACGGCCCGCTGCCCGAGGCACTGGCGGGCCTGGCCCAGGGTGCGCGCTTCTTCTACCTGCTGCCCAATTTCCAGAACCCGAGCGGCCGCAGCATGAGTGCGGCGCGCCGCGCGGCGCTGGTGGCCGAGGCACGGCGCCTGGGGCTGCCGCTGCTCGAGGACAACCCCTATGGCGACCTGTGGTTCGATGCCCCGTCGCCGCCAGCGCTGGCGTCGCACCATCCGGAAGGCGTCATCTACCTCGGTTCCTTCTCCAAGGTGCTGGCGCCCGGCCTGCGGCTGGGCTACGTGGTGGCTCCGCCGGCCCTCTATCCCAAGCTGCTGCAGGCCAAGCAGGCGGCCGACCTGCACACCCCGGTGTTCAACCAGCGGGTGGTGCACGAGGTGATCCGGGACGGCTTCCTCGACCAGCACGTGCCGCAGATCCGGGCGCGCTACAAGGCCAACCGCGACGCGATGCGGGCGGCGCTGGAGCGCCACATGCCGGCCGGCTGTCGCTGGAACACGCCGACCGGCGGCATGTTCTTCTGGATGGACCTGCCCGAGGACCTGGACGCCATGGCGATGCTGCCGATGGCCGTGGAGGCCGGCGTGGCCTACGTCCCGGGGGCCGCTTTCTATGCCCGCGACCCGCAGCCGAACACGCTGCGCCTGTCCTTCGTGACGCTGTCGCCGGAGCAGATCGCCACCGCGGTGGAGAAGCTCGCCGCGGTGGTGCGCGCGGCCGTGGACGCCCAGCGCTGA
- a CDS encoding PhzF family phenazine biosynthesis protein, producing the protein MTRRFKQIDVFSAHALQGNPLAVVLDGDGLDTAQMQAFARWTQLSETTFLLPPTDASADYRVRIFTQCSELPFAGHPTLGSCHAWLEAGGRPRQPGRVVQECGAGCITIRQGDGRLAFAAPPMTEREATPKELAAAAAALGLGDGQVLAARWLRNGPQWLALRLGSAEEVLALAPHHAAVAAVGEIGVIGPHPAGSDCRFEVRAFTAASGVPEDPVTGSLNAALAQWLAAEGQQPAAYQVSQGRCVGRAGRLFIERDGETVWVGGASRTCIEGSVSL; encoded by the coding sequence ATGACCCGCCGCTTCAAGCAGATCGACGTCTTCTCCGCACACGCCCTGCAGGGCAACCCGCTGGCCGTGGTGCTGGACGGCGACGGCCTGGACACCGCTCAGATGCAGGCCTTCGCCCGCTGGACCCAGCTCTCGGAGACCACCTTCCTGTTGCCGCCGACCGATGCGTCGGCCGACTACCGGGTGCGCATCTTCACGCAGTGCAGCGAGCTGCCCTTCGCCGGCCATCCGACGCTGGGCAGCTGCCACGCCTGGCTGGAGGCGGGCGGCCGCCCACGGCAGCCCGGCCGCGTGGTGCAGGAGTGCGGGGCCGGCTGCATCACCATCCGGCAGGGCGACGGCCGCCTGGCCTTCGCTGCACCGCCGATGACCGAGCGCGAGGCCACGCCGAAGGAGCTCGCTGCAGCGGCCGCTGCCCTGGGCCTGGGCGACGGGCAGGTGCTGGCGGCCCGCTGGCTGCGCAACGGCCCGCAATGGCTGGCGCTGCGCCTGGGCAGCGCCGAGGAGGTGCTGGCGCTGGCGCCCCACCATGCGGCGGTGGCCGCGGTGGGTGAGATCGGTGTCATCGGGCCGCATCCGGCCGGCAGCGACTGCCGCTTTGAGGTGCGGGCCTTCACCGCGGCGTCCGGCGTGCCGGAAGACCCGGTCACCGGCAGCCTCAATGCCGCACTGGCGCAGTGGCTGGCGGCTGAAGGGCAGCAGCCGGCGGCCTACCAGGTGTCGCAAGGCCGCTGTGTGGGCCGGGCCGGGCGGCTGTTCATCGAGCGTGACGGCGAGACGGTGTGGGTGGGGGGTGCCAGCCGCACCTGCATCGAGGGCAGCGTGAGCCTGTGA
- a CDS encoding B12-binding domain-containing radical SAM protein produces the protein MSDIVLATLNAKYIHASLGLRCLRANMGELRERTRLCEFTIAQKPVDIVERLLALQPRIVGFGVYIWNVVETTQVVRLLKALRPQLVVVLGGPEVSHETDGQEICRLADHVVTGWGDVSFPELCRALLHGPRPLMKVIAGRQPPLQDLALPYDEYTDEDLAHRLLYVEASRGCPFKCEFCLSSLDKTAWAFELDRFLAAMARLHERGARNFKFVDRTFNLKIEASARILEFFLARLDERLFVHFEVVPDHLPERLKQLIARFPAGTLQFEVGIQSFDAEVQARISRRQDNARTAENLQWLVQRSQAHVHADLIFGLPGETLESFAAGFDRLAALAPHEIQVGVLKRLRGTPIVRHTEAHGMVYDPVPPYAILQTGTADFATVQRVSRFARYWDLVANAGRLPRTLALLLGEARHFERFLAFSDHLWASTGKTHQIGFEPLVDALHDYLCGPLRLPADGVRQAVEQDYRASGARGKPRCLAGASTLHGPASRHREAGKPLAERQGRHLAAQQTVQAAPAHQETLDS, from the coding sequence ATGTCCGACATCGTCCTGGCCACGCTCAACGCCAAATACATCCATGCCTCGCTGGGCTTGCGCTGCCTGCGCGCCAACATGGGCGAGCTGCGCGAGCGCACCCGGCTGTGCGAATTCACGATCGCGCAGAAGCCGGTCGATATCGTCGAGCGGCTGCTGGCGCTGCAGCCCCGCATCGTCGGCTTCGGCGTGTACATCTGGAACGTCGTCGAGACGACCCAGGTAGTGCGCCTGCTGAAGGCGCTGCGGCCGCAGCTGGTGGTGGTGCTCGGCGGCCCGGAGGTCAGCCACGAGACGGACGGGCAGGAGATCTGCCGCCTGGCCGACCATGTCGTCACCGGCTGGGGCGATGTCAGCTTTCCGGAGCTGTGCCGGGCGCTGCTGCACGGGCCGCGGCCGCTGATGAAGGTGATCGCCGGCCGGCAGCCGCCGCTGCAGGACCTGGCCCTGCCCTACGACGAGTACACCGACGAGGACCTGGCGCACCGGCTGCTGTATGTCGAGGCCTCGCGGGGCTGCCCGTTCAAGTGCGAGTTCTGCCTCAGCTCGCTCGACAAGACCGCCTGGGCCTTCGAGCTGGATCGTTTCCTGGCCGCGATGGCGCGGCTGCACGAGCGCGGGGCGCGCAACTTCAAGTTCGTCGACCGCACCTTCAACCTGAAGATCGAGGCTTCGGCCCGCATCCTGGAGTTCTTCCTGGCGCGCCTGGACGAGCGCCTGTTCGTGCACTTCGAGGTGGTGCCCGACCACCTGCCGGAGCGGCTGAAGCAGCTGATCGCCCGCTTTCCGGCCGGCACGCTGCAGTTCGAGGTCGGTATCCAGAGCTTCGATGCCGAGGTGCAGGCCCGCATCTCGCGCCGGCAGGACAACGCGCGCACCGCCGAGAACCTGCAGTGGCTCGTGCAGCGCAGCCAGGCGCATGTGCATGCCGACCTGATCTTCGGCCTGCCGGGCGAGACGCTGGAGAGCTTCGCCGCCGGCTTCGACCGGCTGGCCGCGCTGGCACCACACGAGATCCAGGTGGGCGTGCTCAAGCGGCTGCGCGGCACCCCGATCGTGCGCCACACCGAGGCGCACGGCATGGTCTACGACCCCGTGCCGCCCTACGCCATCCTGCAGACCGGCACGGCCGATTTCGCCACCGTGCAACGGGTCTCGCGCTTTGCACGCTACTGGGACCTGGTGGCCAACGCCGGGCGCCTGCCGCGCACGCTGGCCTTGCTGCTGGGCGAGGCGCGGCACTTCGAGCGCTTCCTCGCCTTCTCCGACCACCTGTGGGCCAGCACCGGCAAGACGCACCAGATCGGCTTCGAGCCGCTGGTCGATGCCTTGCACGACTACCTGTGCGGCCCGCTGCGACTGCCGGCCGATGGCGTGCGGCAGGCAGTGGAGCAGGACTACCGGGCCAGCGGCGCACGGGGCAAGCCGCGCTGCCTGGCGGGCGCGAGCACGCTGCACGGGCCGGCCAGCCGGCACAGAGAAGCGGGCAAGCCGCTCGCCGAGCGGCAGGGGCGGCACCTCGCGGCGCAGCAAACCGTGCAGGCGGCGCCGGCGCATCAGGAGACGCTGGACAGTTGA
- a CDS encoding alanyl-tRNA editing protein yields MTEELFREDSYLRECEAGVMAVDAQGIQLDRTVFYPRGGGQAGDAGALLLADGSALHIADTCKGSEPGSVLHVPAPGQEALLQALQPGQRVTARIDWQRRERHMRLHTATHLLCALLPYPVDGCSITAEYARLDFHTTEPIDKEAVNAGLARLVEGGHAVSHSWISDEALDANPQLVRSMSVSPPRGSGRVRVLKIDGVDLQPCGGTHVANSAAVGAVVVTKVEKKSAKTRRVVLGFAAPG; encoded by the coding sequence GTGACCGAGGAACTGTTCCGCGAAGACAGCTATTTGCGTGAGTGCGAGGCCGGCGTGATGGCCGTCGATGCGCAAGGCATCCAGCTCGACCGCACGGTGTTCTATCCGCGTGGCGGCGGCCAGGCCGGCGACGCCGGTGCGCTGCTGCTGGCCGACGGCAGCGCGCTGCACATCGCCGACACCTGCAAGGGCAGCGAGCCGGGCAGCGTCCTGCATGTGCCAGCCCCCGGCCAGGAAGCGCTGCTGCAAGCGCTGCAGCCCGGCCAGCGGGTCACCGCCCGCATCGACTGGCAGCGGCGCGAGCGTCACATGCGGCTGCACACCGCCACCCATCTGCTGTGCGCGCTGCTGCCTTACCCGGTGGATGGCTGCTCCATCACCGCCGAGTACGCGAGGCTGGACTTCCACACCACCGAGCCGATCGACAAGGAAGCCGTGAACGCCGGGCTGGCCCGCCTGGTGGAGGGCGGCCATGCGGTCAGCCACAGCTGGATCAGCGACGAGGCGCTGGACGCGAACCCGCAGCTGGTGCGCAGCATGAGCGTGTCGCCACCGCGCGGCAGCGGCCGCGTCCGCGTGCTGAAGATCGACGGGGTCGACCTGCAGCCCTGTGGCGGCACGCATGTGGCCAACAGCGCCGCGGTGGGCGCGGTGGTGGTCACCAAGGTCGAGAAGAAGAGCGCCAAGACCCGCCGGGTGGTGCTGGGCTTCGCTGCGCCGGGCTGA